One genomic region from Arthrobacter sp. YN encodes:
- a CDS encoding FHA domain-containing protein FhaB/FipA → MSELTITALRFGFLLLLWVLIFSIVSTMRRDFQIGRKAVTGVPTAREVRKHPELAASPPPAIQHARTLVVTEGPLKGTTVPLAASPILLGRAQEATLVLEDDYASGRHARLFPQGSRWFIEDLGSTNGTYLADQQLTRALPVELGVPVRIGKTVIELRP, encoded by the coding sequence ATCAGCGAACTGACCATCACAGCGCTTCGCTTCGGGTTTCTTCTCCTGCTGTGGGTCTTGATCTTCAGCATTGTGTCCACCATGCGCCGCGACTTCCAGATCGGCCGTAAAGCCGTCACCGGAGTTCCCACGGCCCGCGAAGTCCGCAAGCATCCGGAACTGGCAGCGTCACCGCCGCCGGCCATCCAGCATGCACGCACGTTGGTTGTCACTGAGGGTCCGCTCAAGGGCACCACTGTTCCCTTGGCCGCCAGCCCTATCCTGTTGGGCCGCGCGCAGGAAGCCACCTTGGTCCTGGAAGACGACTACGCTTCCGGCCGGCACGCGCGCCTGTTCCCGCAGGGCAGCCGCTGGTTCATTGAGGATCTCGGTTCCACCAACGGCACCTACTTGGCCGATCAACAGCTCACCCGTGCTCTGCCGGTTGAGCTTGGCGTCCCCGTGAGAATCGGCAAGACGGTCATTGAATTGAGGCCATAG
- a CDS encoding PP2C family protein-serine/threonine phosphatase, with amino-acid sequence MASPETPEGKETPAERPLIMRYAARSDVGRIRSKNDDSAYVGRHLAVVADGMGGHAGGDVASASTVLDMIHLDHDDYPDGAETVLADEIQTANSLLSELVHQNPKLSGMGTTVTALLLEDRKLHFAHIGDSRAYRLRNKKFEQISIDHTFVQRLIDEGRLRPEEAETHPHKNVLMRVLGDVDASPELDLDVLDVEPGERWLLCSDGLNYVAGHVVERMVRETKDLRECAEILVDLTLEAGAPDNVTVVMLEIVEETDDDVNTAAVDVVPAAALAAVDEPEAVTASKPTEGPSATKLAEDTPAEPKEKAAREAEAGSSFSASDPSATDDESGEASTSSDESKEPPITTDPHLGEHLSAEVLREELASRPHELVGAAATAAETGSIPTVAGRTVARRAATVLTHKAEQDRLDVEEPARRRVRWLMPAVAAVVVVGVVVGLWLGYAWTQTRYYVGEYDQRVAIFNGISQRLGPIQLSRLEAVTDIKVDSLPEYGQQSVRQTVPAGDLDDAQAIVENLKNTGSASANCPTTAPATATATPSPTSTVPVPSTAAVATPSPVPTPCEAAK; translated from the coding sequence ATGGCCTCACCCGAGACCCCCGAAGGCAAGGAAACGCCCGCGGAGCGCCCACTCATCATGCGCTACGCGGCCCGCTCCGACGTCGGACGGATCCGCTCCAAAAATGACGACTCCGCTTACGTGGGTCGCCATCTGGCAGTGGTGGCCGACGGCATGGGTGGCCATGCCGGCGGCGATGTCGCTTCGGCGTCAACGGTCCTGGACATGATCCATCTGGACCATGACGACTATCCTGACGGCGCAGAGACTGTCCTCGCGGACGAGATCCAGACGGCAAACTCACTGCTTTCCGAGCTTGTTCACCAGAATCCCAAGCTTTCCGGCATGGGGACTACCGTGACTGCCCTCCTCCTGGAAGACCGCAAGCTCCACTTCGCGCACATCGGTGACTCACGCGCCTACCGGCTGCGTAACAAGAAGTTTGAGCAAATCAGCATCGACCACACGTTCGTGCAGCGGCTCATTGACGAGGGACGGCTGCGTCCTGAAGAAGCCGAAACCCATCCCCACAAAAACGTCCTGATGCGCGTCCTTGGCGACGTCGATGCCAGTCCGGAACTGGACTTGGACGTCCTCGACGTCGAACCCGGCGAACGCTGGCTGCTCTGCTCCGATGGCCTCAACTATGTGGCCGGGCACGTGGTGGAGCGCATGGTTCGGGAGACCAAAGACCTTCGCGAATGCGCTGAGATCCTGGTTGATCTCACGCTGGAAGCCGGCGCCCCGGACAACGTCACCGTGGTGATGTTGGAGATCGTGGAAGAGACCGACGACGACGTCAACACGGCCGCCGTCGACGTCGTTCCGGCTGCGGCGCTTGCCGCGGTGGACGAGCCCGAAGCGGTCACCGCTTCCAAGCCCACTGAGGGTCCTTCCGCCACCAAGTTGGCTGAGGACACGCCGGCCGAGCCTAAGGAGAAGGCCGCGAGGGAGGCCGAAGCTGGATCCTCGTTCAGCGCCAGTGACCCCAGCGCCACAGACGACGAATCCGGTGAGGCTTCCACATCCTCGGATGAGTCCAAAGAACCCCCCATCACCACGGATCCGCACTTGGGCGAGCACCTGTCCGCCGAGGTCCTGCGCGAAGAACTGGCCAGCCGCCCCCATGAGCTGGTTGGCGCTGCGGCAACAGCTGCGGAGACCGGCTCCATCCCTACTGTCGCGGGCCGGACGGTTGCCCGCAGGGCTGCCACCGTCCTCACCCACAAGGCCGAACAGGATCGACTGGACGTCGAGGAACCTGCACGGCGCCGCGTCCGATGGTTGATGCCCGCCGTCGCAGCGGTTGTTGTAGTGGGAGTCGTCGTTGGCCTGTGGCTTGGCTACGCGTGGACCCAAACCCGTTATTACGTGGGCGAATACGACCAGCGCGTCGCTATCTTCAATGGCATCTCGCAGCGACTCGGCCCCATCCAGCTCTCCCGGCTCGAAGCCGTAACCGATATCAAGGTGGATTCATTGCCGGAATACGGTCAGCAGAGCGTACGCCAGACGGTTCCCGCAGGTGACCTCGACGACGCACAGGCCATTGTGGAGAACCTGAAGAACACCGGCAGCGCCTCAGCCAACTGCCCCACCACTGCTCCGGCGACAGCGACAGCCACGCCGTCGCCCACCAGCACCGTGCCCGTACCGAGTACTGCGGCCGTTGCGACGCCTTCGCCCGTCCCGACTCCCTGTGAGGCGGCCAAGTGA
- a CDS encoding FtsW/RodA/SpoVE family cell cycle protein — MIQTETAPKPRRNVELVLIVLALAVGVGASALVSINSDVGLDRDFWFQSSLLAVAAFAFHMVLRLRAKYADPVILPIVVALNGLGLALIHRMDGPGDDTGNNQLRWTLIAMAVSIAVIWFLKDHRILRRFTYISLAASAFLLILPLIPGISAGEILGARVWIRVGPMTFQPGEIAKITLAIFFAGYLSSNRDLILLAGRKIGPMQFPRFKDLGPMITAWLVSIGVLVFQRDLGSSILFFGLFIVMIYVATSRISWVVIGLLLILGGGFIASQIFSHVAFRIDSWINAFTPEVFGRSPGGSGQIVQGLFGMADGGLVGTGLGQGRPDLVPFANSDMIVALIGEELGLIGLFAVVMLYLLLFTRGFRAALGTRDAFGKLLACGLSFAIALQCFVVIGGVTRLIPLTGLTTPFLAAGGSSLLANWIIVGLLLMISNTARGPVDTTPMVGKPPASSSAPARKPTTGQTPSAPTEAVKHQ; from the coding sequence GTGATACAGACTGAAACTGCTCCCAAACCACGCCGGAACGTTGAGCTTGTCCTCATCGTGCTGGCCCTTGCCGTAGGCGTTGGCGCGAGTGCCTTGGTGAGCATAAATTCCGACGTCGGCCTGGACCGGGACTTCTGGTTCCAGTCGAGCTTGCTGGCTGTGGCGGCTTTTGCCTTCCACATGGTCCTCAGGCTCCGCGCGAAGTATGCCGATCCGGTAATACTTCCCATTGTCGTGGCCTTGAACGGTCTGGGGCTTGCCCTGATCCACCGCATGGACGGTCCAGGTGACGATACTGGCAACAACCAGCTCCGCTGGACCCTGATTGCCATGGCAGTGTCCATCGCCGTGATCTGGTTCCTCAAGGACCACCGGATATTGCGCCGCTTCACGTACATCTCACTGGCAGCCAGTGCGTTCCTGCTGATCCTCCCCTTGATACCGGGCATTTCCGCCGGTGAAATCCTGGGTGCCCGCGTCTGGATCCGTGTTGGCCCCATGACGTTCCAACCAGGTGAGATCGCCAAGATCACGCTGGCCATATTCTTTGCCGGGTACCTTTCCTCCAACCGGGATCTCATCCTCCTGGCCGGCCGGAAGATCGGCCCCATGCAATTCCCGCGGTTCAAGGACCTCGGGCCCATGATCACCGCCTGGTTGGTCAGTATCGGGGTCCTGGTCTTCCAGCGTGACCTCGGTTCCTCCATCCTCTTCTTCGGCCTGTTCATCGTGATGATTTACGTGGCCACCAGCCGTATCTCCTGGGTTGTCATTGGCCTGTTGCTGATCCTCGGCGGCGGATTCATTGCCTCGCAGATCTTCTCGCACGTGGCTTTCCGCATCGACAGCTGGATCAATGCCTTCACCCCGGAGGTCTTCGGCAGGTCGCCCGGCGGCAGTGGACAGATTGTGCAGGGCCTGTTCGGCATGGCCGACGGTGGTCTGGTGGGTACTGGCCTTGGCCAAGGCCGCCCGGACCTGGTTCCGTTCGCCAACAGCGACATGATTGTGGCCCTCATCGGCGAGGAACTCGGCCTCATCGGCCTCTTCGCCGTCGTGATGCTCTACCTGCTGCTCTTTACCCGTGGCTTCCGCGCTGCACTGGGCACCCGCGATGCCTTCGGGAAGCTTCTGGCGTGCGGCCTGTCCTTCGCGATCGCCCTGCAGTGCTTCGTCGTCATCGGCGGTGTCACCCGGCTCATTCCGTTGACGGGCCTGACCACGCCGTTCCTGGCAGCCGGTGGTTCCTCGCTCCTGGCCAACTGGATCATCGTCGGCTTGCTGCTCATGATCTCCAACACGGCCCGCGGGCCGGTGGACACCACTCCCATGGTGGGCAAACCCCCTGCCAGCAGCAGCGCGCCCGCACGTAAACCGACCACAGGACAGACACCCAGCGCACCAACAGAGGCGGTGAAGCACCAATGA
- a CDS encoding FhaA domain-containing protein, translating to MGLLDKVERGIEKAVRNVFSTGSRARVEPVEIASKLRRELDNKSITIAAGRTLAPNVFDVLLSDEDFARAQEWGTPLAEELCDVVIQHVRSQGYTLQGAVRISFRRNDEERAGHFEITSRTEKSSDDAAPAPQAPRANVPAAPARQPIRLQPVLDIGGQRYSLNAPSVVLGRSSEADILVDDTGVSRKHLEVRTQNGSTWAVDLGSTNGSYVNGHKVNGSVELTDGSTITMGRTKIIFRLLPQTPGGNA from the coding sequence ATGGGTTTGCTGGACAAAGTCGAGCGCGGCATTGAAAAAGCCGTTCGCAACGTCTTCTCCACGGGGTCGCGTGCACGTGTTGAGCCAGTGGAGATTGCGAGCAAGTTGAGGCGCGAGTTGGACAACAAGTCCATCACCATCGCTGCCGGCCGCACCCTCGCTCCCAATGTTTTCGATGTCCTCCTCAGTGACGAAGATTTTGCCAGGGCCCAGGAATGGGGAACTCCCCTGGCAGAGGAACTGTGCGATGTCGTCATCCAACACGTCCGCAGCCAGGGCTACACACTTCAGGGTGCGGTCCGGATTTCGTTCCGCCGTAATGACGAAGAACGTGCCGGGCACTTTGAGATCACTTCCCGGACGGAGAAATCCTCCGATGACGCCGCTCCCGCCCCGCAGGCCCCACGGGCCAACGTTCCGGCAGCCCCGGCACGGCAGCCCATCCGCCTCCAGCCAGTTCTGGACATCGGCGGCCAGCGGTACTCCCTCAATGCCCCGTCCGTGGTGCTGGGACGCTCCTCGGAAGCCGACATCCTGGTGGATGACACCGGAGTCTCCCGGAAGCACCTTGAGGTCCGCACACAGAACGGCAGCACGTGGGCCGTAGACCTTGGCTCCACCAACGGCAGCTACGTCAACGGGCATAAGGTAAACGGCAGCGTGGAACTCACAGACGGCTCAACCATCACGATGGGACGTACCAAGATCATTTTCCGCCTTCTCCCCCAAACCCCGGGTGGCAACGCGTGA
- a CDS encoding FadR/GntR family transcriptional regulator, whose translation MSRNLTADLAADLRNRIVDGAIQPGEKLPSENTLISEFGVSRTVVRSALTRLQAEGLVETERGRGSFALTPPAEGPAAAPGTRPVSSMEDRLQMLDFRIGVETEAAALAAKNHTEYQLKAVHGALEQFTASSGHPAHSMRADFEFHRAVAAATGNPFYTDCISALGQTMITMPRPRLVASEDRDSPERFAQVVHEHSSIYAAIAEGDQVAAAAAMRLHLNNSRRRFTGSARS comes from the coding sequence ATGAGCCGAAACCTGACCGCGGATCTCGCCGCCGACCTCCGCAACCGCATCGTCGACGGCGCCATCCAACCAGGTGAGAAGCTCCCCAGCGAAAACACCCTCATCAGCGAGTTCGGGGTGAGCCGGACCGTCGTCCGCTCCGCCCTGACCCGCTTGCAAGCAGAGGGATTGGTGGAAACCGAACGCGGGCGCGGCAGCTTCGCGCTGACCCCGCCCGCGGAAGGTCCCGCAGCAGCGCCGGGAACACGGCCCGTTTCCAGCATGGAAGACCGGCTTCAGATGCTCGATTTCCGCATCGGCGTTGAGACCGAAGCCGCCGCATTGGCAGCGAAAAACCACACCGAATACCAACTCAAGGCCGTGCACGGCGCGTTGGAACAATTCACCGCGAGCTCAGGCCACCCGGCTCACTCCATGAGAGCGGACTTCGAATTCCACCGTGCCGTTGCTGCGGCCACGGGCAATCCCTTCTATACGGACTGCATCTCCGCCTTGGGCCAGACCATGATCACCATGCCACGCCCGCGCCTCGTTGCCAGCGAAGACCGGGACTCCCCCGAGCGCTTCGCGCAGGTGGTCCACGAACACTCCTCTATATACGCGGCTATCGCGGAGGGCGACCAAGTGGCTGCTGCGGCAGCCATGCGCCTGCACCTGAACAACTCACGACGCCGGTTCACGGGTTCTGCGCGCAGCTGA